The Salvelinus sp. IW2-2015 linkage group LG15, ASM291031v2, whole genome shotgun sequence genome includes a region encoding these proteins:
- the LOC111974198 gene encoding serine/threonine-protein phosphatase 6 catalytic subunit-like: protein MAPLDLGKYAEIAKQCKYLPENDLKRLCDYVCDLLLEESNVQPVSTPVTVCGDIHGQFYDLCELFRTGGQVPDTNYIFMGDFVDRGYYSLETFTYLLVLKAKWPDRITLLRGNHESRQITQVYGFYDECQTKYGNANAWRYCTKVFDMLTVAALMDEQILCVHGGLSPDIKTLDQIRTIERNQEIPHKGAFCDLVWSDPEDVDTWAISPRGAGWLFGAKVTNEFVHINNLTLICRAHQLVHEGYKFMFDEKLVTVWSAPNYCYRCGNIASIMVFKDANTREPKLFRAVPDSERVIPPRTTTPYFL, encoded by the exons ATGGCGCCACTGGACCTGGGTAAATACGCGGAGATTGCCAAGCAGTGTAAATATTTACCTGAAAACGACCTCAAG AGGTTATGTGATTATGTATGTGACCTATTGCTGGAGGAATCCAATGTCCAGCCTGTGTCCACCCCTGTGACTGTGTGTGGAGATATACATGGACAG TTTTATGATCTGTGTGAACTCTTCAGAACCGGAGGACAGGTCCCAGACACAAACTATATTTTCATG GGTGACTTTGTTGACCGGGGATATTACAGCTTGGAGACATTCACATACCTGCTGGTGTTAAAAGCCAAATGGCCTGACCGCATCACGCTTTTAAGAGGAAACCACGAAAGCAGACAAATAACCCAAGTATATGGCTTTTATG ATGAATGCCAAACCAAATATGGAAATGCCAATGCCTGGCGCTACTGTACCAAAGTGTTTGATATGTTAACAGTTGCAGCG CTGATGGATGAGCAGATTCTGTGTGTTCATGGGGGCCTCTCCCCAGACATAAAGACCCTGGACCAAATCAGAACCATTGAGCGGAACCAGGAGATCCCCCACAAGGGAGCATTCTGTGACCTTGTCTGGTCAGACCCCGAGGACGTCGACACCTGGGCCATCAGCCCCAGGGGAGCTGGGTGGCTGTTTGGTGCAAAGGTCACCAATGAG TTTGTTCACATCAACAACTTGACGTTGATCTGTCGGGCACATCAACTAGTCCACGAAGGTTACAAGTTCATGTTTGATGAGAAGCTGGTCACGGTCTGGTCAGCTCCTAACTACTGCTATCGCTGTGGCAACATTGCCTCCATCATGGTCTTCAAAGACGCCAATACAAGGGAGCCCAAACTGTTCCGGGCGGTGCCCGACTCGGAGAGAGTAATTCCACCCAGAACAACGACACCATATTTCCTGTAA
- the LOC111975123 gene encoding golgin subfamily A member 1 isoform X2, with amino-acid sequence MFAKLKKKIAEEAATAPRTGVRMLRSYSKESITSVGADSGDDFASDGSSSRDDLSSQILRRNDQIRKLEAKLSDYAEQLRLMQKTKDKLEIALEKHQDSSMRKLQDQNETHQANRAKMAEGMALALDKKDQEWMERISTLEQEKASLSVRLDDMMEQSLTLFQKRDDLDELEGFQQQELAKVKHMLLSKEEQLVQRERVLHQKGAELQMAKKGLAEAQEQLRALGEEHQESCRLNTELEMEREELLEVREEAEKKISELEGRGQNLQKVIQQVSEDFQKSQSRAAAVEKSLRTLQMENNTLKLEQHKAAVTDEDKERVLLDLQEKNSSLERRLHGNLSEDELLQELLKEKSTLEQRLEDTRVELLEARTNHADTVSSLETQISRLNNNVTELQTLLRHKDDSSKNYRERTDAQIAGLEQQVQESNERLKNTEQQISDKQAHLDKLAEWSVERDSLQQQVSAERQQGQERAGRLEEQLTALQTERDTEHTSAQARISELEQERASLLRGRDKADVALRRQAEELEQARSELSSRQTVSVEIAMALEDTRRQKEELQLQVVEMMASLQTTSQELXHVTEQLKRKEEDLQTLRNELQSAQSSLSQLQEEAEGLQAAAQERQEEKDSQLVSLRQELLTQNEQLDSCQLRVSELEVEVETLTLQQTPELCELDQNGTVTVDDLDHMQKANRDLEQQLSDKNKTIKQLQQRLAELKRTLQKELKLKPETESDGKERAQEGRGERQERPDRIFTEPTPGPAPGPNTTVTNTSDLNDSREINFEYLKHVVLKFMSSREAEAYQLIRAVSVLLNFTGEEEDMLKQTLEYKMSWFGSKPPPKGIVRPSVSGAPAHWS; translated from the exons ATGTTTGCCAAACTGAAAAAGAAGATTGCtgaggaggcagccacagcccccCGGACCGGAGTCCGCATGCTTCGCTCCTACAGCAAAGAGTCCATTACGTCAGTGGGGGCAGACTCGGGGGATGATTTT GCCTCTGATGGCAGTAGCTCCAGGGATGACCTCTCCTCCCAGATCCTCAGAAGGAATGATCAGATTCGCAAGCTGGAGGCCAAACTATCAG ACTACGCTGAGCAGCTCCGACTTATGCAGAAGACCAAGGACAAGCTTGAAATTGCATTAGAAAAACATCAGGATT CCTCCATGAGGAAACTGCAGGACCAGAATGAGACTCACCAGGCCAATAGAGCCAAAATGGCCGAAGGCATGGCTTTGGCACTGGACAAGAAGGATCAG GAATGGATGGAAAGGATATCTACGCTGGAGCAG GAGAAAGCGTCTCTCTCTGTGAGGCTAGATGATATGATGGAGCAGAGCCTTACTCTGTTCCAGAAGAGGGATGACCTGGACGAGCTGGAGGGCTTCCAACAGCAGGAGCTCGCCAAAGTCAAACACATG TTACTGAGCAAGGAGGAGCAGCTGGTCCAGCGGGAGCGAGTGCTCCACCAGAAGGGTGCCGAGCTGCAGATGGCCAAGAAGGGTCTGGCCGAAGCCCAGGAGCAGCTGCGGGCTCTGGGAGAGGAGCATCAGGAAAGTTGCAGGCTCAACACGGAGCTGGAGATGGAGAG AGAGGAGCTGCTGGAGGTCAGGGAGGAGGCTGAGAAGAAGATTAGTGAGCTGGAGGGCAGAGGCCAGAACCTGCAGAAGGTCATCCAACAGGTATCTGAGGACTTCCAGAAG TCGCAGAGCAGGGCAGCAGCTGTAGAGAAGTCTCTCCGTACGTTACAAATGGAGAACAATACCCTGAAGCTGGAGCAACACAAA GCTGCAGTGACTGATGAGGACAAGGAGCGTGTGCTGCTGGACCTGCAGGAGAAGAACTCCTCTCTGGAGAGACGTCTGCATGGTAACCTGAGTGAAGACGAGCTCCTCCAGGAGCTGCTCAAAGAG AAGTCCACTCTGGAGCAGAGGCTGGAGGACACGAGAGTTGAGCTGCTGGAGGCACGCACCAACCATGCAGACACGGTTAGCTCTTTGGAGACTCAG ATATCCAGACTCAACAACAACGTGACTGAACTACAGACCCTGCTACGACACAAAGACGACTCCTCCAAGAACTACAGAGAGAGAACGGACGCACAG ATAGCAGGTCTGGAAcagcaggtgcaggagagcaatGAGAGGCTCAAGAACACTGAGCAGCAGATCTCTGACAAACAAGCACATCTAGACAAACTG GCAGAGTGGAGTGTGGAGAGGGACAGTCTGCAGCAGCAGGTGTCTGCAGAGCGGCAACAGGGCCAGGAGAGGGCAGGTCGGCTGGAGGAGCAGCTCACTgcactgcagacagagagagacaccgaaCACACCTCTGCCCAAGCCAGGATT AGTGAGTTGGAGCAAGAGAGAGCGTCTCTGCTGAGGGGGAGGGATAAAGCTGACGTGGCTCTGAGGAGGCAGGCAGAGGAGCTGGAGCAGGCCAGG TCAGAGCTGAGCAGCAGGCAGACAGTGAGTGTGGAGATAGCCATGGCTCTGGAGGACACcaggagacagaaggaggagcTCCAACTACAG GTAGTAGAGATGATGGCGTCACTTCAAACAACATCGCAGGAACTGGRCCACGTCACTGAGCAGCTGAAGCGGAAAGAAGAGGATCTCCAAACACTTCGCAATG AGCTGCAGAGCGCCCAGAGCTCCCTGTCCCAGCTGCAAGAGGAGGCGGAGGGGCTGCAGGCAGCAGcccaggagagacaggaggagaaggacaGCCAGCTGGTCAGCTTGAGGCAGGAGCTCCTAACCCAGAACGAGCAGTTGGACTCCTGCCAGTTACGg GTATCAGAGctggaggtagaggtagagactcTGACGTTGCAGCAGACTCCAGAGCTGTGTGAACTGGACCAGAATGGGACTGTGACGGTGGATGACCTGGACCACATGCAGAAGGCCAACCGAGACCTGGAGCAGCAGCTCAGTGACAAGAACAAG ACCATTAAGCAGCTGCAGCAGAGGCTAGCAGAGCTAAAGAGGACCTTGCAGAAGGAGCTG AAGCTGAAACCTGAAACAGAGTCCGATGGGAAAGAGAGGGCccaagaagggagaggagagaggcaagagaggccAGACAGAATCTTTACAGAGCCCACTCCAGGCCCGGCCCCGGGCCCAAACACCACTGTCACCAACACATCTGATCTCAATGACTCACGAGAGATCAACTTTGAGTACCTCAAACACGTGGTGCTAAAATTCATGTCATCCAGAGAGGCTGAG GCCTATCAGCTGATCAGAGCAGTGTCTGTGTTGCTGAACTTCACTGGTGAGGAAGAGGACATGTTGAAGCAGACTCTGGAGTACAAG ATGTCCTGGTTTGGATCCAAGCCTCCTCCGAAAGGTATTGTCCGGCCATCAGTTTCAGGGGCACCTGCTCACTGGAGCTGA
- the LOC111975123 gene encoding golgin subfamily A member 1 isoform X1, whose product MFAKLKKKIAEEAATAPRTGVRMLRSYSKESITSVGADSGDDFASDGSSSRDDLSSQILRRNDQIRKLEAKLSDYAEQLRLMQKTKDKLEIALEKHQDSSMRKLQDQNETHQANRAKMAEGMALALDKKDQEWMERISTLEQEKASLSVRLDDMMEQSLTLFQKRDDLDELEGFQQQELAKVKHMLLSKEEQLVQRERVLHQKGAELQMAKKGLAEAQEQLRALGEEHQESCRLNTELEMEREELLEVREEAEKKISELEGRGQNLQKVIQQVSEDFQKSQSRAAAVEKSLRTLQMENNTLKLEQHKAAVTDEDKERVLLDLQEKNSSLERRLHGNLSEDELLQELLKEKSTLEQRLEDTRVELLEARTNHADTVSSLETQISRLNNNVTELQTLLRHKDDSSKNYRERTDAQIAGLEQQVQESNERLKNTEQQISDKQAHLDKLQAEWSVERDSLQQQVSAERQQGQERAGRLEEQLTALQTERDTEHTSAQARISELEQERASLLRGRDKADVALRRQAEELEQARSELSSRQTVSVEIAMALEDTRRQKEELQLQVVEMMASLQTTSQELXHVTEQLKRKEEDLQTLRNELQSAQSSLSQLQEEAEGLQAAAQERQEEKDSQLVSLRQELLTQNEQLDSCQLRVSELEVEVETLTLQQTPELCELDQNGTVTVDDLDHMQKANRDLEQQLSDKNKTIKQLQQRLAELKRTLQKELKLKPETESDGKERAQEGRGERQERPDRIFTEPTPGPAPGPNTTVTNTSDLNDSREINFEYLKHVVLKFMSSREAEAYQLIRAVSVLLNFTGEEEDMLKQTLEYKMSWFGSKPPPKGIVRPSVSGAPAHWS is encoded by the exons ATGTTTGCCAAACTGAAAAAGAAGATTGCtgaggaggcagccacagcccccCGGACCGGAGTCCGCATGCTTCGCTCCTACAGCAAAGAGTCCATTACGTCAGTGGGGGCAGACTCGGGGGATGATTTT GCCTCTGATGGCAGTAGCTCCAGGGATGACCTCTCCTCCCAGATCCTCAGAAGGAATGATCAGATTCGCAAGCTGGAGGCCAAACTATCAG ACTACGCTGAGCAGCTCCGACTTATGCAGAAGACCAAGGACAAGCTTGAAATTGCATTAGAAAAACATCAGGATT CCTCCATGAGGAAACTGCAGGACCAGAATGAGACTCACCAGGCCAATAGAGCCAAAATGGCCGAAGGCATGGCTTTGGCACTGGACAAGAAGGATCAG GAATGGATGGAAAGGATATCTACGCTGGAGCAG GAGAAAGCGTCTCTCTCTGTGAGGCTAGATGATATGATGGAGCAGAGCCTTACTCTGTTCCAGAAGAGGGATGACCTGGACGAGCTGGAGGGCTTCCAACAGCAGGAGCTCGCCAAAGTCAAACACATG TTACTGAGCAAGGAGGAGCAGCTGGTCCAGCGGGAGCGAGTGCTCCACCAGAAGGGTGCCGAGCTGCAGATGGCCAAGAAGGGTCTGGCCGAAGCCCAGGAGCAGCTGCGGGCTCTGGGAGAGGAGCATCAGGAAAGTTGCAGGCTCAACACGGAGCTGGAGATGGAGAG AGAGGAGCTGCTGGAGGTCAGGGAGGAGGCTGAGAAGAAGATTAGTGAGCTGGAGGGCAGAGGCCAGAACCTGCAGAAGGTCATCCAACAGGTATCTGAGGACTTCCAGAAG TCGCAGAGCAGGGCAGCAGCTGTAGAGAAGTCTCTCCGTACGTTACAAATGGAGAACAATACCCTGAAGCTGGAGCAACACAAA GCTGCAGTGACTGATGAGGACAAGGAGCGTGTGCTGCTGGACCTGCAGGAGAAGAACTCCTCTCTGGAGAGACGTCTGCATGGTAACCTGAGTGAAGACGAGCTCCTCCAGGAGCTGCTCAAAGAG AAGTCCACTCTGGAGCAGAGGCTGGAGGACACGAGAGTTGAGCTGCTGGAGGCACGCACCAACCATGCAGACACGGTTAGCTCTTTGGAGACTCAG ATATCCAGACTCAACAACAACGTGACTGAACTACAGACCCTGCTACGACACAAAGACGACTCCTCCAAGAACTACAGAGAGAGAACGGACGCACAG ATAGCAGGTCTGGAAcagcaggtgcaggagagcaatGAGAGGCTCAAGAACACTGAGCAGCAGATCTCTGACAAACAAGCACATCTAGACAAACTG CAGGCAGAGTGGAGTGTGGAGAGGGACAGTCTGCAGCAGCAGGTGTCTGCAGAGCGGCAACAGGGCCAGGAGAGGGCAGGTCGGCTGGAGGAGCAGCTCACTgcactgcagacagagagagacaccgaaCACACCTCTGCCCAAGCCAGGATT AGTGAGTTGGAGCAAGAGAGAGCGTCTCTGCTGAGGGGGAGGGATAAAGCTGACGTGGCTCTGAGGAGGCAGGCAGAGGAGCTGGAGCAGGCCAGG TCAGAGCTGAGCAGCAGGCAGACAGTGAGTGTGGAGATAGCCATGGCTCTGGAGGACACcaggagacagaaggaggagcTCCAACTACAG GTAGTAGAGATGATGGCGTCACTTCAAACAACATCGCAGGAACTGGRCCACGTCACTGAGCAGCTGAAGCGGAAAGAAGAGGATCTCCAAACACTTCGCAATG AGCTGCAGAGCGCCCAGAGCTCCCTGTCCCAGCTGCAAGAGGAGGCGGAGGGGCTGCAGGCAGCAGcccaggagagacaggaggagaaggacaGCCAGCTGGTCAGCTTGAGGCAGGAGCTCCTAACCCAGAACGAGCAGTTGGACTCCTGCCAGTTACGg GTATCAGAGctggaggtagaggtagagactcTGACGTTGCAGCAGACTCCAGAGCTGTGTGAACTGGACCAGAATGGGACTGTGACGGTGGATGACCTGGACCACATGCAGAAGGCCAACCGAGACCTGGAGCAGCAGCTCAGTGACAAGAACAAG ACCATTAAGCAGCTGCAGCAGAGGCTAGCAGAGCTAAAGAGGACCTTGCAGAAGGAGCTG AAGCTGAAACCTGAAACAGAGTCCGATGGGAAAGAGAGGGCccaagaagggagaggagagaggcaagagaggccAGACAGAATCTTTACAGAGCCCACTCCAGGCCCGGCCCCGGGCCCAAACACCACTGTCACCAACACATCTGATCTCAATGACTCACGAGAGATCAACTTTGAGTACCTCAAACACGTGGTGCTAAAATTCATGTCATCCAGAGAGGCTGAG GCCTATCAGCTGATCAGAGCAGTGTCTGTGTTGCTGAACTTCACTGGTGAGGAAGAGGACATGTTGAAGCAGACTCTGGAGTACAAG ATGTCCTGGTTTGGATCCAAGCCTCCTCCGAAAGGTATTGTCCGGCCATCAGTTTCAGGGGCACCTGCTCACTGGAGCTGA
- the LOC111975123 gene encoding golgin subfamily A member 1 isoform X3 has product MFAKLKKKIAEEAATAPRTGVRMLRSYSKESITSVGADSGDDFASDGSSSRDDLSSQILRRNDQIRKLEAKLSASMRKLQDQNETHQANRAKMAEGMALALDKKDQEWMERISTLEQEKASLSVRLDDMMEQSLTLFQKRDDLDELEGFQQQELAKVKHMLLSKEEQLVQRERVLHQKGAELQMAKKGLAEAQEQLRALGEEHQESCRLNTELEMEREELLEVREEAEKKISELEGRGQNLQKVIQQVSEDFQKSQSRAAAVEKSLRTLQMENNTLKLEQHKAAVTDEDKERVLLDLQEKNSSLERRLHGNLSEDELLQELLKEKSTLEQRLEDTRVELLEARTNHADTVSSLETQISRLNNNVTELQTLLRHKDDSSKNYRERTDAQIAGLEQQVQESNERLKNTEQQISDKQAHLDKLQAEWSVERDSLQQQVSAERQQGQERAGRLEEQLTALQTERDTEHTSAQARISELEQERASLLRGRDKADVALRRQAEELEQARSELSSRQTVSVEIAMALEDTRRQKEELQLQVVEMMASLQTTSQELXHVTEQLKRKEEDLQTLRNELQSAQSSLSQLQEEAEGLQAAAQERQEEKDSQLVSLRQELLTQNEQLDSCQLRVSELEVEVETLTLQQTPELCELDQNGTVTVDDLDHMQKANRDLEQQLSDKNKTIKQLQQRLAELKRTLQKELKLKPETESDGKERAQEGRGERQERPDRIFTEPTPGPAPGPNTTVTNTSDLNDSREINFEYLKHVVLKFMSSREAEAYQLIRAVSVLLNFTGEEEDMLKQTLEYKMSWFGSKPPPKGIVRPSVSGAPAHWS; this is encoded by the exons ATGTTTGCCAAACTGAAAAAGAAGATTGCtgaggaggcagccacagcccccCGGACCGGAGTCCGCATGCTTCGCTCCTACAGCAAAGAGTCCATTACGTCAGTGGGGGCAGACTCGGGGGATGATTTT GCCTCTGATGGCAGTAGCTCCAGGGATGACCTCTCCTCCCAGATCCTCAGAAGGAATGATCAGATTCGCAAGCTGGAGGCCAAACTATCAG CCTCCATGAGGAAACTGCAGGACCAGAATGAGACTCACCAGGCCAATAGAGCCAAAATGGCCGAAGGCATGGCTTTGGCACTGGACAAGAAGGATCAG GAATGGATGGAAAGGATATCTACGCTGGAGCAG GAGAAAGCGTCTCTCTCTGTGAGGCTAGATGATATGATGGAGCAGAGCCTTACTCTGTTCCAGAAGAGGGATGACCTGGACGAGCTGGAGGGCTTCCAACAGCAGGAGCTCGCCAAAGTCAAACACATG TTACTGAGCAAGGAGGAGCAGCTGGTCCAGCGGGAGCGAGTGCTCCACCAGAAGGGTGCCGAGCTGCAGATGGCCAAGAAGGGTCTGGCCGAAGCCCAGGAGCAGCTGCGGGCTCTGGGAGAGGAGCATCAGGAAAGTTGCAGGCTCAACACGGAGCTGGAGATGGAGAG AGAGGAGCTGCTGGAGGTCAGGGAGGAGGCTGAGAAGAAGATTAGTGAGCTGGAGGGCAGAGGCCAGAACCTGCAGAAGGTCATCCAACAGGTATCTGAGGACTTCCAGAAG TCGCAGAGCAGGGCAGCAGCTGTAGAGAAGTCTCTCCGTACGTTACAAATGGAGAACAATACCCTGAAGCTGGAGCAACACAAA GCTGCAGTGACTGATGAGGACAAGGAGCGTGTGCTGCTGGACCTGCAGGAGAAGAACTCCTCTCTGGAGAGACGTCTGCATGGTAACCTGAGTGAAGACGAGCTCCTCCAGGAGCTGCTCAAAGAG AAGTCCACTCTGGAGCAGAGGCTGGAGGACACGAGAGTTGAGCTGCTGGAGGCACGCACCAACCATGCAGACACGGTTAGCTCTTTGGAGACTCAG ATATCCAGACTCAACAACAACGTGACTGAACTACAGACCCTGCTACGACACAAAGACGACTCCTCCAAGAACTACAGAGAGAGAACGGACGCACAG ATAGCAGGTCTGGAAcagcaggtgcaggagagcaatGAGAGGCTCAAGAACACTGAGCAGCAGATCTCTGACAAACAAGCACATCTAGACAAACTG CAGGCAGAGTGGAGTGTGGAGAGGGACAGTCTGCAGCAGCAGGTGTCTGCAGAGCGGCAACAGGGCCAGGAGAGGGCAGGTCGGCTGGAGGAGCAGCTCACTgcactgcagacagagagagacaccgaaCACACCTCTGCCCAAGCCAGGATT AGTGAGTTGGAGCAAGAGAGAGCGTCTCTGCTGAGGGGGAGGGATAAAGCTGACGTGGCTCTGAGGAGGCAGGCAGAGGAGCTGGAGCAGGCCAGG TCAGAGCTGAGCAGCAGGCAGACAGTGAGTGTGGAGATAGCCATGGCTCTGGAGGACACcaggagacagaaggaggagcTCCAACTACAG GTAGTAGAGATGATGGCGTCACTTCAAACAACATCGCAGGAACTGGRCCACGTCACTGAGCAGCTGAAGCGGAAAGAAGAGGATCTCCAAACACTTCGCAATG AGCTGCAGAGCGCCCAGAGCTCCCTGTCCCAGCTGCAAGAGGAGGCGGAGGGGCTGCAGGCAGCAGcccaggagagacaggaggagaaggacaGCCAGCTGGTCAGCTTGAGGCAGGAGCTCCTAACCCAGAACGAGCAGTTGGACTCCTGCCAGTTACGg GTATCAGAGctggaggtagaggtagagactcTGACGTTGCAGCAGACTCCAGAGCTGTGTGAACTGGACCAGAATGGGACTGTGACGGTGGATGACCTGGACCACATGCAGAAGGCCAACCGAGACCTGGAGCAGCAGCTCAGTGACAAGAACAAG ACCATTAAGCAGCTGCAGCAGAGGCTAGCAGAGCTAAAGAGGACCTTGCAGAAGGAGCTG AAGCTGAAACCTGAAACAGAGTCCGATGGGAAAGAGAGGGCccaagaagggagaggagagaggcaagagaggccAGACAGAATCTTTACAGAGCCCACTCCAGGCCCGGCCCCGGGCCCAAACACCACTGTCACCAACACATCTGATCTCAATGACTCACGAGAGATCAACTTTGAGTACCTCAAACACGTGGTGCTAAAATTCATGTCATCCAGAGAGGCTGAG GCCTATCAGCTGATCAGAGCAGTGTCTGTGTTGCTGAACTTCACTGGTGAGGAAGAGGACATGTTGAAGCAGACTCTGGAGTACAAG ATGTCCTGGTTTGGATCCAAGCCTCCTCCGAAAGGTATTGTCCGGCCATCAGTTTCAGGGGCACCTGCTCACTGGAGCTGA
- the LOC111974845 gene encoding large ribosomal subunit protein uL29 has product MGKIKARDLRGKKKEELLKQLDDLKVELSQLRVAKVTGGAASKLSKICVVRKSIARVLTVINQTQKENLRKFYKGKKYKPLDLRPRKTRAIRRRLNKHEESLRTKKMQRKDRLYSIRKFAVKA; this is encoded by the exons ATG GGCAAGATCAAGGCTAGAGATCTGCGGGGCAAGAAGAAGGAGGAGTTGCTCAAGCAGCTAGATGACCTGAAGGTAGAGCTGTCCCAGCTCCGCGTAGCCAAGGTTACTGGTGGAGCTGCCTCCAAGCTCTCCAAGAT CTGTGTCGTCCGCAAGTCCATCGCCCGCGTTCTGACTGTCATCAACCAGACGCAGAAGGAGAACCTGAGGAAGTTCTACAAG GGTAAAAAGTACAAGCCCCTGGATCTGAGACCCAGGAAGACCCGTGCCATCCGCAGGAGACTTAACAAGCATGAGGAGTCTCTCAGAACCAAGAAGATGCAGAGGAAGGACCGCCTGTATTCCATTCGCAAATTTGCTGTCAAGGCTTAA